A genomic window from Micromonospora sp. WMMA1947 includes:
- a CDS encoding ABC transporter ATP-binding protein, whose translation MTEPVLSVADLSVRIAGLHILQGVSFEVAPTGVTVLLGRNGVGKTTTLRAIVGLTPRGEVRGSVRMGARSLLARPTHRLVRDGLGYVPEDRCVFAGLTVAENLRLAERRGVTPAYDKVFALFPELERRGRQRAGSLSGGQQQMLAIGRVLLNDNRLLLVDEPTKGLAPKVVTEVAEVLERVAESVPVLLVEQNLAVVRRLATDAVVLSAGKVAWTGDARELLLETALTKSLLGVGSGSGEVHA comes from the coding sequence ATGACCGAACCTGTCCTGTCCGTGGCGGACCTGTCCGTGCGGATCGCCGGACTGCACATCCTCCAGGGGGTGTCGTTCGAGGTCGCGCCCACAGGCGTGACGGTGCTGCTCGGGCGCAACGGCGTCGGCAAGACCACCACGCTGCGCGCGATCGTCGGGCTGACGCCGCGCGGCGAGGTGCGCGGAAGCGTCCGCATGGGTGCCCGCAGCCTGCTCGCCCGCCCCACCCACCGGCTGGTCCGCGACGGCCTCGGCTACGTGCCGGAGGACCGCTGCGTCTTCGCCGGGCTCACCGTCGCGGAGAACCTGCGGCTTGCCGAACGGCGGGGCGTCACGCCCGCGTACGACAAGGTCTTCGCGCTCTTCCCGGAGCTGGAGCGGCGCGGACGGCAACGGGCCGGCTCGCTGTCCGGCGGGCAGCAGCAGATGCTCGCGATCGGCCGGGTGCTGCTGAACGACAACCGGCTGCTGCTGGTCGACGAGCCGACGAAAGGGCTGGCGCCGAAGGTGGTGACCGAGGTGGCCGAGGTGCTGGAACGGGTGGCGGAATCCGTGCCGGTGCTGCTGGTCGAGCAGAACCTGGCGGTGGTACGGCGGCTGGCCACAGACGCGGTGGTGCTCTCCGCCGGGAAGGTCGCCTGGACCGGCGACGCCCGCGAGCTGCTGCTGGAGACGGCGCTGACGAAGTCGTTGCTCGGTGTGGGTTCTGGCTCCGGGGAGGTGCACGCGTGA
- a CDS encoding branched-chain amino acid ABC transporter permease, translating to MNTVVLLTLTGLGLAALYFLVASGLSLVFGLADVLNFAHGLFLGVGAYATWWASGNLPGAGPDGFGFVLAVVFGVLAGSLVAVLVELVLIRPLYSRTIEQVLVTVGLSLAGVALLQATWGADPRPFPRPDWSRGVTSVLGAQVPNAGLLLIVAAAVVLGALLAFLRWTRYGLIIRAGVENREMVTALGIDVRKAFTLVFAIGGAAAALAGALGGVYFGTVSPGQGGSLLIFAFIVVVIGGMGSVVGSAYAAVAVGLLQQFVNYYGTSGLGDLCVVGLLAVVLLLRPQGLAGKVAHA from the coding sequence GTGAACACAGTGGTCCTGCTGACGCTGACCGGGCTCGGCCTGGCGGCGCTGTACTTCCTCGTGGCCTCCGGCCTGTCCCTCGTGTTCGGCCTCGCCGACGTGCTCAACTTCGCGCACGGGCTGTTCCTCGGCGTCGGCGCGTACGCGACCTGGTGGGCCTCGGGCAACCTGCCCGGCGCCGGACCGGACGGGTTCGGCTTCGTGCTCGCCGTCGTCTTCGGTGTGCTGGCCGGTTCGCTCGTCGCGGTGCTGGTGGAGCTGGTGCTGATCCGGCCGCTCTACTCCCGCACCATCGAGCAGGTGCTCGTCACCGTCGGCCTGTCGCTCGCCGGGGTGGCGCTGCTCCAGGCCACCTGGGGTGCGGACCCGCGGCCGTTCCCGCGCCCGGACTGGAGCCGGGGCGTCACATCGGTGCTCGGCGCCCAGGTGCCGAACGCCGGGCTGCTGCTGATCGTCGCCGCCGCGGTGGTGCTCGGCGCGCTGCTGGCGTTCCTGCGCTGGACCCGGTACGGCCTGATCATCCGGGCCGGCGTGGAGAACCGGGAGATGGTGACGGCGCTCGGCATCGACGTGCGCAAGGCGTTCACGCTGGTCTTCGCGATCGGCGGGGCCGCCGCCGCGCTGGCCGGTGCGCTCGGCGGCGTCTACTTCGGCACCGTGTCGCCGGGACAGGGCGGGTCGCTGCTGATCTTCGCCTTCATCGTGGTGGTGATCGGCGGGATGGGCTCGGTGGTCGGGTCCGCGTACGCGGCGGTCGCGGTGGGGCTGCTGCAACAGTTCGTCAACTACTACGGCACGTCCGGGCTGGGCGACCTGTGCGTGGTCGGTCTGCTCGCCGTGGTGCTGCTGCTGCGTCCGCAGGGCCTGGCCGGAAAGGTGGCTCACGCATGA
- a CDS encoding branched-chain amino acid ABC transporter permease, which translates to MTNSVVDAPPAQVPDELTPGRSRWHGLRPYLPLVALVVAAVLPYSTLNLPGIFEGPLNSPGTLQLLAICLVFGGLAAGYDLLFGRTGMLSFGHALYFAAGVYGTDILVTKAGLPLWQAAVLTVIGGTTLAALLGAVALRTVGIAFAMVTLAFAQVGAILVARDFGGLTGGEEGLPLDVSGLPSALVGVTNTVNLYWLALAYLAIVVLVVHRVSASPTGRVLAGLRDDERRIGVLGLDPYRFKLVAFTLAGGLASAGGVVYVLIVGGASPHITSSELTLSLLVMVVLGGPGTRWGPVLGGVLYMYLDHRLTAFGSSEAVNSLPAFLSHPLSQPLFVLGTVFILAVYFFPGGLASLRTRLTPVLTALRRTR; encoded by the coding sequence ATGACCAACTCGGTGGTCGACGCGCCTCCGGCGCAGGTGCCCGACGAACTGACTCCCGGGCGTTCCCGCTGGCACGGCCTGCGTCCGTACCTGCCGTTGGTGGCTCTGGTGGTGGCGGCTGTGCTGCCGTACTCGACGCTGAACCTGCCCGGCATCTTCGAGGGGCCGCTGAACTCGCCCGGCACGCTGCAACTGCTCGCCATCTGCCTGGTCTTCGGTGGGCTCGCGGCCGGCTACGACCTGCTGTTCGGGCGTACCGGGATGCTCTCCTTCGGCCACGCCCTCTACTTCGCCGCCGGGGTGTACGGCACCGACATCCTGGTCACCAAGGCCGGGCTGCCACTGTGGCAGGCGGCCGTGCTCACGGTGATCGGCGGAACCACGCTCGCCGCGCTGCTCGGCGCGGTGGCCCTGCGGACCGTCGGCATCGCGTTCGCCATGGTGACGCTGGCGTTCGCGCAGGTCGGGGCGATCCTGGTGGCCCGCGACTTCGGCGGCCTCACCGGCGGCGAGGAGGGCCTGCCGCTGGACGTCTCCGGGCTGCCGTCGGCGCTGGTGGGCGTCACCAACACGGTGAACCTGTACTGGCTGGCGCTGGCGTACCTGGCCATAGTGGTCCTGGTCGTGCACCGGGTCAGCGCCTCGCCGACCGGGCGGGTACTCGCCGGGCTGCGCGACGACGAGCGGCGCATCGGGGTGCTCGGGCTCGACCCGTACCGGTTCAAGTTGGTCGCGTTCACGCTCGCCGGTGGCCTCGCGTCGGCCGGCGGGGTGGTCTACGTGCTGATCGTCGGCGGCGCCAGCCCGCACATCACCTCGTCGGAGCTGACGCTGTCGCTGCTGGTCATGGTGGTGCTCGGCGGCCCCGGTACGCGATGGGGGCCGGTGCTGGGCGGCGTCCTCTACATGTACCTGGACCACCGGCTCACCGCGTTCGGCAGCAGCGAGGCGGTGAACAGCCTGCCCGCGTTCCTCAGCCACCCGCTGAGCCAGCCCCTGTTCGTCCTGGGCACGGTGTTCATCCTGGCCGTCTACTTCTTCCCCGGCGGCCTGGCCAGCCTGCGAACCCGCCTGACCCCCGTCCTGACCGCCCTCCGCCGCACCCGCTGA
- a CDS encoding SDR family oxidoreductase, producing the protein MGEREQRLAVVSGGGTGIGAAVTRGLVEDGFDVLVVGRRGDVLDAAARRICAEAGRDGAVSAVAADLTDPGQVGAVVDAVGDRTVDAVVNNAGGYLHGATDSLGGVADWWRANLDANVLTAVLLTEALLPALRRPGGRVVLLGSIAAQRGGAGPYSAAKAALHGWAYDLAAQLGPDGITVNVVSPGYVAETEFFGDRMTPEGHAKRVAATLVGRAGVPDDIAAAVRYLVGPSAGYVTGQVLGVNGGSVLGR; encoded by the coding sequence ATGGGGGAGCGGGAGCAGCGGCTGGCTGTGGTCAGCGGGGGTGGGACCGGGATCGGGGCTGCGGTGACGCGCGGGCTCGTCGAGGACGGGTTCGACGTTCTCGTGGTGGGGCGGCGGGGGGACGTGCTCGACGCCGCCGCGCGGCGGATCTGTGCCGAGGCCGGGCGGGACGGTGCGGTCAGCGCCGTCGCCGCCGACCTGACCGATCCGGGGCAGGTCGGCGCGGTGGTGGACGCGGTCGGGGACCGTACCGTGGACGCCGTCGTCAACAACGCCGGGGGTTACCTCCACGGGGCGACCGACTCGCTCGGCGGGGTGGCGGACTGGTGGCGGGCCAACCTGGACGCCAACGTGCTCACCGCCGTCCTGCTCACCGAGGCGCTGCTGCCGGCCCTGCGCCGTCCCGGCGGCCGGGTGGTCCTGCTCGGCTCGATCGCCGCGCAGCGCGGCGGCGCCGGGCCGTACTCGGCCGCGAAGGCCGCGTTGCACGGCTGGGCGTACGACCTCGCCGCCCAGCTCGGACCCGACGGGATCACCGTCAACGTGGTCAGCCCCGGCTACGTGGCCGAGACCGAGTTCTTCGGCGACCGGATGACGCCCGAGGGCCACGCCAAGCGGGTCGCCGCCACGCTCGTCGGCCGGGCCGGAGTGCCGGACGACATCGCGGCGGCAGTGCGCTACCTGGTCGGACCGTCCGCCGGGTACGTCACCGGGCAGGTGCTCGGCGTCAACGGCGGTTCCGTGCTCGGCCGCTGA
- a CDS encoding BTAD domain-containing putative transcriptional regulator yields MSEALRFEVLGPQRAWYGDRQLDLGPAKQRAVLAVLLLAAGRPVPSGQIVEAVWPDEAPVNGLNVVQKHVAGLRRVLEPDRSPRTPARVLTLTDAGYLLRVPPEAVDVVRFERGVRRARSAQAAGRTEEALAEVSAALELWQGEPFTGFAGPYFDAARHRLVELRAVALETRVDLELADGRHGELVGRLVELVAEFPVRERLRHQLMLALHRSGRQAEALAAYRDYAGLLRDEYGIEPGGALQDLHRRILRADPDLLAPAQPPPANPAENPPPPTAAPRSAVSAQLTVPVQFTVSAQPGGPVRPPPSAESPTGVPAWVPSPVAPPFGAVPPTRRPAGVPGWLSVVATVGGALTALLSFGMLTWLVVLLYGIWRRGLGSVVAAVCYLTVAVTFVAVLGSSESEEPTAFEIGLLMVWLTAWLGGVPHVVLLNGRLHAWLRGLWRGRPYANRNRLRREYARYLLYQYPSARNDLRIGRPDLPRAYDDGGLVDVNSVPDQVIAGLPGLTRSQAQHVVVDRRLRGPYTSMEELAARCLLPAAATDSLRELLVFLPPVAPQQPPAPPSGPPESSALPGKNAG; encoded by the coding sequence ATGTCAGAGGCGCTGCGCTTCGAAGTGCTCGGCCCGCAGCGGGCCTGGTACGGCGACCGTCAGCTCGATCTGGGGCCGGCCAAGCAGCGGGCCGTACTGGCCGTGCTGCTGCTCGCCGCCGGCCGTCCCGTGCCGAGCGGGCAGATCGTCGAGGCGGTGTGGCCGGACGAGGCACCGGTGAACGGCCTCAACGTGGTGCAGAAGCACGTCGCCGGTCTGCGCCGGGTGCTGGAACCCGACCGGTCACCGCGTACGCCGGCCCGGGTGCTCACCCTCACCGACGCGGGCTATCTGCTGCGGGTGCCGCCCGAGGCGGTGGACGTGGTGCGCTTCGAGCGCGGCGTACGGCGCGCGCGGTCGGCCCAGGCGGCCGGGCGTACGGAGGAGGCGCTCGCCGAGGTGAGCGCCGCCCTGGAGCTGTGGCAGGGGGAGCCGTTCACCGGGTTCGCCGGGCCGTACTTCGACGCGGCCCGGCACCGGCTGGTGGAGCTGCGCGCGGTCGCCCTGGAGACGCGTGTCGACCTGGAGCTGGCCGACGGCCGGCACGGCGAGCTGGTCGGCCGGCTGGTCGAGCTGGTCGCCGAGTTCCCCGTCCGGGAGCGGCTGCGCCACCAGCTCATGCTGGCGTTGCACCGCAGTGGACGGCAGGCCGAGGCGCTGGCCGCCTACCGCGACTACGCCGGGCTGCTCCGCGACGAGTACGGCATCGAGCCGGGCGGTGCGCTCCAGGATCTGCACCGGCGCATCCTGCGCGCCGACCCGGACCTCCTGGCACCGGCCCAGCCGCCGCCGGCGAACCCGGCCGAGAACCCGCCTCCGCCCACCGCTGCGCCCCGGTCCGCGGTCTCGGCGCAGCTCACCGTTCCGGTCCAGTTCACCGTCTCCGCACAGCCGGGCGGTCCGGTCCGGCCGCCACCGTCCGCCGAGTCGCCGACCGGCGTGCCGGCTTGGGTTCCGTCCCCTGTCGCGCCGCCTTTCGGTGCCGTGCCGCCGACCAGGCGTCCGGCCGGTGTGCCCGGATGGCTCAGCGTCGTCGCGACTGTGGGCGGCGCGCTCACCGCCCTGCTCTCGTTCGGCATGCTCACCTGGCTGGTGGTGCTGCTGTACGGAATCTGGCGACGCGGCCTGGGCAGCGTCGTCGCCGCGGTCTGCTACCTGACCGTGGCCGTGACGTTCGTGGCGGTCCTCGGCAGCAGCGAGTCGGAGGAACCCACCGCGTTCGAGATCGGCCTCCTGATGGTCTGGCTGACCGCCTGGCTGGGTGGCGTCCCGCACGTGGTGCTGCTCAACGGCCGGCTGCACGCCTGGCTGCGTGGCCTCTGGCGTGGGCGGCCGTACGCCAACCGCAACCGGCTGCGCCGGGAGTACGCCCGCTACCTGCTCTACCAGTACCCGTCGGCCCGCAACGACCTGCGCATCGGGCGCCCCGACCTGCCCCGCGCCTACGACGACGGCGGACTGGTGGACGTCAACTCGGTGCCGGACCAGGTGATCGCCGGGCTGCCGGGACTGACCCGGTCGCAGGCGCAGCACGTGGTGGTCGACAGGCGGCTGCGCGGTCCGTACACCTCGATGGAGGAGCTGGCCGCCCGGTGCCTGCTGCCGGCGGCGGCGACCGACTCGCTGCGCGAGCTGCTGGTCTTCCTGCCGCCCGTGGCGCCGCAGCAGCCGCCCGCGCCACCGTCCGGGCCGCCGGAGTCGTCCGCCCTCCCTGGTAAGAATGCCGG